A genomic segment from Syntrophales bacterium encodes:
- a CDS encoding type II toxin-antitoxin system HicB family antitoxin, producing the protein MIYRVIIEKGEDFGYIAHCPAIPGCHSQGKIMEEAIENIKDAIRGCLSVLDKDLISEKKELASTEVAV; encoded by the coding sequence GTGATTTACAGAGTAATCATCGAAAAAGGTGAAGATTTTGGTTATATAGCGCATTGTCCAGCTATTCCCGGTTGCCATTCTCAAGGGAAAATCATGGAAGAAGCAATTGAAAACATTAAAGATGCCATAAGGGGTTGTCTTTCAGTTTTAGATAAGGATTTGATTTCTGAGAAAAAGGAACTGGCTTCCACTGAGGTAGCGGTGTAA
- a CDS encoding type II toxin-antitoxin system VapC family toxin, which translates to MKYLLDTNICIYIINEKPEKVLRKFEQYPVSEFGISSITHAELQYGVEKSKNKNINQDALDEFLLPLTILPFHGKRLVTCYGEIRALLESKGKTIGPLDTLIAAHALDLKLTIISNNIKEFSRIPNLKCENWT; encoded by the coding sequence ATGAAATACCTCCTGGACACAAATATTTGCATATACATCATAAATGAAAAGCCAGAAAAGGTATTGAGAAAATTTGAACAATATCCCGTTTCTGAATTTGGGATTTCTTCAATAACACACGCAGAGTTGCAATATGGAGTTGAGAAAAGTAAAAATAAAAATATAAATCAAGATGCCCTTGATGAGTTCCTGCTGCCGCTAACGATTCTTCCTTTTCATGGCAAAAGATTGGTTACATGCTATGGGGAAATAAGGGCATTGCTGGAATCCAAAGGTAAAACAATTGGCCCGCTTGATACGCTAATCGCTGCCCATGCTTTGGATCTGAAGTTAACGATTATTTCAAACAACATCAAAGAATTTTCGAGAATTCCAAACCTCAAATGTGAAAATTGGACATAA
- a CDS encoding type II toxin-antitoxin system PemK/MazF family toxin: MKGFPARGEVWLVNWNPARGSEQAGKRPALVIQNDIGNEKASTTIAAAISVSVKIYPMNVKIDPPEGGLERPSIVKTGQILTVSKERLEKRLGRISAKKMEEVNRAMKLSLDIS; this comes from the coding sequence GTGAAGGGTTTTCCTGCGCGCGGCGAGGTGTGGCTTGTGAACTGGAATCCTGCCAGGGGAAGCGAACAGGCAGGCAAAAGACCCGCGCTTGTTATCCAGAACGACATTGGCAATGAAAAAGCTTCCACCACTATCGCGGCAGCTATTTCAGTTTCCGTTAAAATCTATCCTATGAACGTCAAAATTGATCCTCCGGAAGGAGGATTAGAGCGTCCCTCCATCGTAAAAACAGGCCAGATACTTACCGTATCCAAAGAGAGGCTGGAAAAAAGACTTGGCCGGATCAGCGCAAAAAAGATGGAAGAAGTCAATCGCGCCATGAAATTAAGCTTAGATATTTCATGA
- a CDS encoding type II toxin-antitoxin system HicA family toxin, whose translation MAKLPVISGKDAVKAFEKDGWEVKRRAKSRHIIMKKEGMATTLSIGNRGAVY comes from the coding sequence ATGGCAAAATTGCCTGTAATCTCCGGCAAGGACGCTGTAAAAGCTTTTGAGAAAGACGGCTGGGAAGTAAAAAGAAGAGCAAAAAGCAGACATATCATTATGAAGAAAGAAGGAATGGCAACTACTTTATCTATAGGGAATAGGGGGGCAGTATACTAA
- a CDS encoding type II toxin-antitoxin system HicB family antitoxin codes for MIYRVIIEKGEDFGYIAHCPAIPGCHSQGKTMEEAIENIKAFRKAGFTDAPRRGKGSQDRGANI; via the coding sequence GTGATTTACAGAGTAATCATCGAAAAAGGTGAAGATTTTGGTTATATAGCGCATTGTCCGGCTATTCCCGGTTGCCATTCTCAAGGGAAAACCATGGAAGAAGCAATTGAAAATATTAAAGCGTTTCGAAAGGCGGGTTTCACTGACGCGCCCAGAAGAGGTAAAGGCAGCCAGGATCGGGGCGCGAATATTTAA
- a CDS encoding type II toxin-antitoxin system VapC family toxin, which produces MKKYVMDSFAMIAFFEDEPGADRVALILKSLMDRRAKAYMSVINWGEIYYNTMREQGVETAEKVIGQLKQYPIELVDADQKLTYEAANLKGRYKIAYADCFAAALSHRLNAVIVTGDPEFKKLGVKYSIQWLDTKQTKHTK; this is translated from the coding sequence GTGAAGAAATATGTAATGGACAGTTTTGCGATGATCGCCTTTTTCGAAGATGAACCCGGGGCTGACAGGGTAGCGTTGATTTTGAAGTCACTAATGGATCGAAGGGCTAAGGCATACATGTCAGTGATCAACTGGGGTGAGATTTACTACAATACCATGAGAGAGCAAGGAGTTGAAACTGCAGAGAAGGTGATTGGACAACTCAAACAATATCCTATTGAATTAGTAGATGCTGACCAAAAGTTGACTTACGAAGCAGCCAATTTGAAAGGTAGATACAAGATAGCTTATGCCGACTGTTTTGCTGCGGCCCTTTCACATAGACTAAATGCAGTAATAGTTACCGGTGACCCTGAATTTAAGAAGCTCGGCGTCAAATATTCGATTCAATGGCTTGACACCAAACAGACCAAACACACCAAATAA
- a CDS encoding AbrB/MazE/SpoVT family DNA-binding domain-containing protein → MPIVTSTIKGQIVIPAEIRAKFKIKKGTQVNVYDDGNRIIVEPIADDPIEEGRGMLKTRGKILRALVEDRKKEAEL, encoded by the coding sequence ATGCCTATAGTAACATCGACAATAAAGGGCCAGATTGTTATTCCCGCAGAGATTCGGGCAAAGTTTAAGATCAAGAAGGGCACGCAAGTCAACGTCTATGACGATGGAAATAGAATCATCGTGGAGCCCATCGCAGACGACCCGATCGAAGAAGGGCGGGGTATGCTGAAGACAAGAGGAAAGATTTTGAGAGCCCTCGTAGAGGACAGGAAGAAAGAAGCGGAACTGTGA
- the vapB gene encoding type II toxin-antitoxin system VapB family antitoxin gives MKTAKLFKNGQSQAVRLPKEFRMTGDEVYIKKQGDAIILLPKEKSWDTLFDSLKHFAKDFKIERNQPAENQKREPMFK, from the coding sequence ATGAAAACAGCAAAATTGTTTAAGAACGGGCAAAGCCAGGCCGTCAGATTGCCAAAGGAATTCAGAATGACAGGTGACGAAGTGTATATCAAAAAACAAGGCGATGCGATTATCTTATTACCTAAAGAAAAGTCATGGGATACTCTTTTTGACAGTCTGAAACATTTCGCAAAAGATTTTAAAATCGAGCGAAATCAACCCGCAGAAAATCAAAAACGAGAGCCAATGTTCAAATGA